GTTCATCGCCGGCGAATAGTTTTCGCCGAGAGTGCGGTCAGATCCGGATGGGACGCCCCATCGCGATCTGGCCGCACTTTCGCGTTAGATGGCCATGTGATCTCCGATGACGAGCTGATCGGCCTCGACGAATTCGCCCTGCTGCCCGAGAACGCCGAGCAGGCCGGGGTCAGTGACGAGCTGCCGCCGGTCACCAGGATCGAGTCCGGCCCGATCAGTGCGCTGAAGTGGGGTGCCGAACCACCGCAGATCGTGTTTCTGCACGGCGGTGGGCAAAACGCCCACACCTGGGACACCGTCATCCTCGGCCTGGGCGTTCCGGCGCTGGCCATCGACCTACCCGGCCACGGCCGCTCGGCCTGGCGAGAAGACGGCGACTACGGCCCGCGGCTGAACGCCGACACACTGCGGCCCGTCCTGAGCGAATGGGCGCCCAGCCCACGACTGGTGGTCGGCATGTCGCTGGGGGGACTGACAGCGTTGCGCATCGCCACCGTCGAGCCGGCACTCGTTCCCGAACTGGTCCTCGTCGACGTCACACCATCGGCCCCGGAACGCCACGAACAGATGAGCCAGGCTCAGCTGGGCGCGGTCGCACTGACGCAAGGCGGACGCAATTTCCCGAGCTTCCAAGCCATGTTGGACGTCACGGTCGCAGCCTCGCCCACTCGAAGCCGGGAATCACTGCGCCGCGGCGTCTTTCACAACTCGAAGCAGCTCGACGATGGCACCTGGACCTGGCGCTACGACTCCTTCCGCAAGGGCGCCGACTCCGGCAGCGGGCTGCCGGAGTCGTTCGCCGGGCTGTGGAACGACGTGCCGTCGATCACGATGCCCACCACGCTGGTGCGGGGCGCCAATTCGTTCTTCGTCAACGACGAGGACGCTGACGAATTCGCCCGTACCGCACCGGGTTTCCAGCGCGTGATCATGGTCCCCGACTCCGGTCACTCCGTACAGGGTGACCAGCCACGCGCGCTCATCGACATCCTGCGCAACGTGCTCGCCAGCTGAGTTTGCTTGTTGTTCACCCGTTGATTCCCAGCTGATTCACAGCCGTGTCCTAGTTTCGGCCCCATGGCTCTGGTGCCGCTGAATCTGCTGATCAATCACGACGGACGCTCCGCTCGCCAGCGGATCACCTGCCGCTACCGCTGCGGTGACGCCTGTGCGCATCCGGCGCCGAACACGAGCGACAACGCCTACTTCGGTGACCTTGTCCGCGAGGCGACGACGCGCCGTTCGATCCTGAAGGCCGCCGGTGTCGCAGTGCTCGCCGTCGGCGCGGGCTCAGCGCTCGCGGCCTGTTCGACCGAGCCCACGCCAGTTGGCGATTCGGCCCCGCCGGCACCGCCGGCACCGAACCCCGGCATGAACTTCAGCGCGATTGCGCCCAACACCGAGGACGCCGTCGTCATCCCCCCGGGCTACCAGCAGGCGGTGGTGATCAGCTGGGGCGACCCGGTGCTGCCCGGCGCTCCTGCCTTCGATGTCACCAAGCAGAGCGCCACCGCGCAACGTCAGCAGTTCGGGTTCAACAACGACTTCGCCGGCTTGCTGCCGATCGACGGCTCCCCTGACCGCTATCTCCTCGTGGTGAACCACGAGTACACCACCGAGCGATTCATGTTCCCTGGATACGACGAAAAGCGGCCCACTCGTGAACAATTCGAGACCGCTCAGGCTGCGCACGGCCTGACCGTCGTCGAAGTCGAGCGCACCGCGAACGGGCTCAAGCCGGTGCTCGTTCCCTACAATCGCCGGATCACCGCAGACTCCCCCTTCACCCTCACCGGGCCGGCCGCCGGCAGCGAGTTCGTCAAGACCGCCGCCGACCCGGGCGGCCGTACGGTCAGCGGCACCATCAACAACTGCTCAGGCGGCGTCACACCCTGGGGCACCGTGTTGTCCGGTGAAGAGAACTTCAACTCCTACTTCGGCGCCGCCGACGGAGCGCAGGCATCCACCCCGATCGACGCCGACCGATGGAAGCGTTACGGCATCAAAATCAAACCCAGCGAACGGCTTTGGGAGACGTTCGATCCGCGGTTCGATCCCACCAAGACACCCAACGAGGTCAACCGTTTCGGCTACGTCGTCGAATTGAATCCGTGGGATCCGCGCTCCACTCCCGTCAAGCACACCGCGATGGGCCGCTTCAAACACGAGGCCGCCAACATCTACGTCACCCCGGATGGAACCGTGGTGGCCTACAGCGGCGACGACGAGCGCTTCGACTACATGTACAAGTTCGTCTCCGCCAAGAAGATTCAGCCCGGCCGCGATGCGGCGGCGATGGCCGCCAACATGACGATCCTCGACGAGGGCACGCTCTACGTCGCGAAACTCACCACCGACATCCCGGCCAACCAGATCGACGGCTCCGGCGCCCTGCCCGCCGCCGGCGCGTTCCGCGGGTCGGGGACGTGGCTCCCGTTGCTGCGCTCGGGGCCGGGTGGCGCCGCGGAGTCGTTGGTGCCCGGCATGACCCCACACGAGGTCGCGGTGTTCACCCGGTTCGCCGCCGACAAAGCCGGCGCCACCAAGATGGACCGGCCCGAAGACTTCGAAGCCAACCCGCGCACCGGCAAGCTCTATGTGGCCCTGACCAACAACAATGAGCGGGGAGCGCAGGGCAAGCCCGTCGCCGACGCACCGAATCCGCGCAACGACAACAAGAACGGCCAGGTTCTCGAGATCACCGACGACCACGCCGGCACCTCGTTCACCTGGGATCTGCTGCTGGTCTGCGGTGACCCCGCCGCGGCGGACACCTACTTCGGCGGTTTCGACAAGTCCAAGGTCAGCCCCATCTCCTGCCCGGACAATCTCGCCTTCGACAAGCACGGCAACCTGTGGATCGCCACCGACGGCAACGCGCTGTCCTCCAACGACGGCCTCTTCGCCGTCGCGCTCGAAGGGCCCAATCGTGGTGAGACACGCCAATTCCTGACCGTGCCGATCGGCGCGGAGACCTGCGGACCGATCGTGCTCGACGACCTCGTCACCGTGTCGGTGCAGCATCCTGGCGAGCACGATGACAACAGCATCGACGATCCGTTGTCCAACTGGCCCGAGGGCGGCAACGGCACCGCGCGCCCATCGATCGTGGCGGTGTGGAAGCCCGATGGGAATATCGGCGCCTGAATCGAGTTTGCCAAGAGGATTTGGGCCGCTCGACGGTTGGCTACATTCCGGAGATGACGGTCATTGATCGTACGTTCGTCGGATACGCGCGCTGCTCGATGGATGAGCAAGACCTCGTCGAGCAGCGCCAGCGCCTTCGCGAGCTCGGTGTCGGCGACGACCGGATCTACATTGACCAGGCGCTGACCGGCACGGACACCGAACGGCCGGCTCTGGATCAGGCGCTCGCGGCGGTGCACCCCGGTGACACGCTGGTCGTGTCGAAGCTGGACCGGCTCGCCCGATCGGTAGCCGACGCACGCGCCATCGGCGAAACTCTCGCCGGTCGCGGCGGCACCTTGTCCCTCGGTGAGCAGCGGTACGACCCGGCCGAACCGCTGGGCAACATGTTCTTCGGGATACTTGCCACCGTGGCCGAGTTCGAGGTCGACGTACTGCGAACGCGATCGCGTGAAGGCCTCACCGGACTGACGACGCGCGACGAGACGGTGGCGCGCCTTGGCGCCGCGCTCGAATTCCCCCGAGTTCACGGACCGCACCTCGGCGTCTTGTACTGCGACATCGACAATTTCGATGCGATCAACAACGCCTGGGGCCGCTCCTTCGGTGACGTCGTGCTGGCCACCCTGGCGGTGCGGATTCGCCAATGCGTCCGCCAAGGCGACACCGTCGGGCGAATCGGTGATGACGAGGCCCTGCTGCTGTTGCCGGGCGTCCACAGCCTCGCCAACGTTGCCCAGGTCGCGGAGAAGATCCGCAGCCGGGTCGCCGAACCGATCAGTCACTCCGGCGTGACGGTCAACGCAACGATGAGTATCGGTGCCACGCTGGCCATTACCGGTGAAACAGCGGAGGCGCTGACAGCCCGGGTGATGTCGGCGATGCGCAGCGCCCAACAGGCCGGCCGGAACACCGTCGCCTGCATCTGAACGATCGCCCTCCGCAGAAGCCCCTAGGCTGGCTTCATGACCTACCCCATCCGAATCGGCGTGCAACTGCAGCCGCAGCATGCCCCCGACTACAACCAGATCCGCGATGCCGTCCGCCGCTGTGAAGACATCGGCGTCGACGTGGTCTTCAACTGGGACCACTTCTATCCGCTGTACGGCGACCCCGACGGTGCGCACTTCGAATGCTGGACCATGTTGGGCGCGTGGGCTGAGCAGACCTCGCGGGTCGAAATCGGCGCGCTGGTCTCCTGCAACTCCTACCGCAATCCCGAGCTGCTGGCCGATATGGCCCGCACCGTCGACCACATCTCGGGCGGGCGGCTGATCCTCGGCATCGGCTCGGGGTGGAAGCAGAAGGACTACGACGAGTACGGCTATGAGTTCGGCACCGCCGGCAGCCGCCTCGACGACCTCGCGGGCGCACTGCCGCGTATCAAGTCCCGGCTGGCCAACCTGAATCCTGCTCCGACTCGCGAGATCCCGATCCTCATCGGCGGTCAGGGTGAGAAGAAGACGCTGCGCCTGGTCGCCGAGCACGGCGACATCTGGCACGGATTCACCAACGCCGAGACCTACCCCGGCAAGGCCGAGGTGCTCGACCGGCACTGCTCGGACGTCGGCCGCGACCCGGCCAAGATCGAACGGTCATCGGGTGTCGAGGGCCGCGATCACGACACCATCGTCGCCAACGCCGAGGCACTCACCGGACTGGGCGTGACCCTGCTGACGGTCGGCTGCGACGGACCGGACTACGACCTCGGCGCCGCCGAGGCGCTGGTGCGCTGGCGCGACAGCCGGTAGAGCCGACCACCTCGCTAACAGGGATCGAATTCCAGCGGCAACGATTCCAGGCCGAAAGTGCCGGCGGGCCACAATGTGGTGGCCTCGCCGGCCAACCGGTAATCCGGGATGCGCGCGTGGAATTCCTCGATGGTGAGCCGTAATTCGCGGCGCGCCAGGTGCGAACCCAGGCACCGGTGAATGCCGCCGCCGAATCCGAGGTGCACGGCCTTGGCGTTGAGGTCCATCTCATTGGCGGTGTGGGCGTACGGCCCGTCTCGGTTGGCGGTGAACAGCATCAGCATGACGTGGGAATTCGCCGGGATCGTCACCCCTTCGACCTCGACGTCGGCGGTCGTCACGCGCGGCACGCCGGGCACCGGGCCGTCGAGACGCAGCACCTCTTCGATGAACGGTGGAATCAACGACGGATCCCCGATCAACCGGTGCCGCAACGCCGGATCGTTGGCCATGTTGAGCAACGCGAAGCCGATGGCACCGGTGACGGTGTCGAGCCCGGCCAGGATGATCAGGAAGCACAAGCCCAGAATCTCGGTATCGGTCCACGCCTCGTCGCCGTCGAGGGCCAGGATGTTGCTGAGCATATCGTCGCCCGGGTGGCTGCGCTTGACCTCCAGCTGCTCGGCCAGGAAGCCGAAAAGCGCAATGCTGCAATCGATTACCGACTGTGACTGCTCGCTGCCCAGTGACGCGATATCGGCACCTTTGATGATCCCGCTGACCCAGCCGAGGAACCTGGGCAAGTGCTCCAGTGGCAGCCCGAACAGCGTCAGGATGGCCTGGGTGGGGAACTTGTAGGACAGGTCCGCCACGACATCGCAGCGGCCGAGCGGGGCGAACTTGTCGATATGGCCGCGCAACTGCGTACGCAGTTCCCCGTCCATCGCTTCCATGCGTTTGGGTCCGAACATCGGGTCCAGAACCCGCCGGTAGTCCGCGTGCTTGGGCGGATCGATCGCGATCGGGATCATCGAGATGGCGTTGGCCACGCCGTCGAAGGCCTTCGCCGAGGAGAACAACTCGGGGTGCTTCTGGGCGAAGCGGACCCCCTCGTAGCTGGTGATCAACCACATCTTGCCGACCCGGTACACCGGGCCCGGTTTACGCAGGTGGTCCACCGCCGCCGTGCGCCCACTCGGGACCGGTGTAGCCGCGTAATAGCCGTCGGGCATTTCCGTCGTCGTCATTGTCGGAGAGTAACGAGACTCACAGTCTCGTTACCTCATATTGCGCGAGATACCCGCAAGTAACCGGGAGGATTGCGACGAGTGCACGGCTTCTGGACACCCCGGAGAGGGAAATGCCCAAACGCTATGGGGTCAAAGAGAAGGACCTCGTTGTTGCCCACATCCAGGACATGCTGCTCGCCGGGCGGCTGAGGTCGGGAGATCGGGTGGACCGCAACAAGATCACCGCTGCCCTGGGGCTGAGCCGGGTGCCCGTCCAGGAGGCCCTCAACCAGCTCGAGCACGACGGCATCCTGGAGTCCCGCTATCACCGCGGAGCGTTCGTCCATCGCTTCGATGCCGACGTCCTGCGCGAACACCATGAAGTGCACGGCCTGCTGACCGGCGCGGCGGCCGCGCGGGCCGCCGCCAATCCTCGCCCAGAGGTCCTCGACCGGCTCGCCGAGCCGATGGCCGTCATGCGCGCCTCATCCGACTCGCCTGCCTTCCTCAACGCCGCCGACCTCTTCCGGAATATCGTCCTCGACGAGTACGCCGGTCCGCGACTGAGCGCAGCCATTCGGGCATCGCGCGGGTTCATGCCCCGCGAATTCTGGGCCACCTACCCGTACACGGTGAACCAGCTCCTGCCGCTGGCCGAGACCGAACACACCGCAATCCACCGCCGCAATCCGTCTGCCGCACGGCAGGCCTGCCTGGACCGCACCGACCTGATGGCCGACGTGCTCATCGCGGAACTTCACCGGACGGGGGTGCTCGCCGACTTGGATTCCGTCTGATCGCAAGGCGCGCCGGGATTGCTGGGGGCAGTACCTTGCTAGAGATGGCTGTTCACTGCGACCGGACACCGCGGGCCGGCATACGTCTGGCGGCACTGTTCTCAGTCCTGTTGATGATCGCCGGTCTGGTGGCCGCCGCGCCGGCGGGTGCAGACCAGTGCGCACCGCCCGGAGTCGGGTCGGCCAGTGCGCTGCCGACGAACCTCGCCGCCGCGGCCAAGGGACCGGACGAGGACAAATACACCACCGCCACCGTGCAGCCGCTGCCGTCGATCAACCGTGAGGCGCTCGGATTGATCACGCCCGGCACGCTGACGGTCGGCACGCTGTCGGATGCGCCGCCGAGTATCTGCATCGACTCGAAGGGACAGTTCACCGGGTTCGACAACGAACTGCTGCGGGCGATCGCCGACAAGCTCGGCCTGAAGATCTCGTTCGTCGGCACCGAGTTCTCCGGTCTGCTCGCCCAAGTGGCCGCCCGCCGCTTCGACGTCGGGTCGTCATCGATCACCACCACCGACGCGCGCCGGCGCACCGTGGGCTTCACCAACGGCTATGACTTCGGCTACTTCTCCCTCGTGGTGCCGTCCGGCTCGCCGATCACCGGGTTTCAACAGCTCGGCCCCGGCCAGCGAATCGGCGTGGTTCAGGGCACCGTTCAAGAGGCCTACCTCGTCGACACGCTGCACCTGGAACCGGTGAAGTTTCCGGACTACAACACCGTCTACGCCAGCCTGAAGACCCGCCAGATCGACGCGTGGGTGGCGCCCTCGCAGCAGGCGGTCGGCACAGTCAAGCCCCGCGATCCGGCCCAGATCGTCGAAAACACCTTCAGCTTGGACAATTTCGTCGCCTACGCCGTCGCCAACGAGAACAAGCCGTTGATCGACGCGCTCAACTCCGGCTTGGACGCCGTGATCGCCGACGGCACCTGGTCGAAGCTCTACTCGGAGTGGGTGCCGCGGGCATTGCCGCCGGGCTGGAAGCCGGGCTCGAAAGCCGCACCGGTTCCGCAGCTGCCCGACTTCGCCGCGATCGCCGCCGCACACGAGAAACCCGCGTCCGTCGGGTCGGCACCGAAATCGGTGCTGACCCAGCTGCGGGAGTCGTTCCTGGATTGGGACCTCTACAAGAAGGCCATCCCAGACCTGTTGACCACCGGGTTGCCCAACACGTTGATCCTGACGATCTGCGCCAGCGTGATCGGACTGCTGCTCGGCATGGTGCTGGCCGTGGCCGGGATCTCCCGGTCACGGTGGCTGCGCTGGCCGGCCCGGGTCTACACCGACATTTTCCGCGGGCTGCCCGAGGTGGTGATCATCCTGCTGATCGGCCTGGGCATCGGGCCGGTCGTGGGTGGCATCACCGGCAACAATCCCTTCCCGCTCGGCATCGCCGCGCTCGGGCTGATGGCCGCGGCCTACATCGGCGAGATCTTCCGCTCCGGCATCCAGAGTGTGGATGCCGGGCAGCTGGAGGCGTCGCGCGCGCTCGGATTCAGCTACTCCTCGTCGATGCGGTTGGTGGTGGTTCCGCAGGGCATCCGCCGGGTGCTGCCCGCCCTGGTGAACCAGTTCATCTCGCTGCTCAAAGCGTCGTCGCTGGTGTACTTCCTGGGTCTGGTGGCCAGCCAGCGCGAGCTGTTCCAAGTGGGCCGCGATCTCAATGCCCAGACCGGCAACCTATCGCCGTTGGTGGCGGCCGGCCTGTTCTACCTGTTGCTGACGATCCCGTTGACGCACCTCGTCAACTACATCGACGCCCGACTGCGCCGCGGCCGAACGCAACCCGACGAGGATCCGCTGGCCCCGAGCACAACGAGCCAGGAGATGGTGTGATGGCCTCGCTTCCCGAACCGGTTTCGTTGGCCTGCAAGGATATTCACCTCGCCTTCGGTACCAACAAGGTGTTGCGCGGCGTGGATCTCGACGTGCCCGCCGGCGCCACGACGGCGGTCATCGGCCCGTCGGGGTCGGGCAAATCCACGTTGCTGCGCACGCTCAACCGGCTCTACGAACCGGACCGCGGGGACATCCTGCTCGACGGCAAGTCGGTGCTGCACGACGATCCCGACGCGCTGCGCCAACGCATCGGCATGGTGTTCCAGCAGTTCAACCTCTTCCCGCATCGCAGCGTGGTGGACAATGTCGCGCTCGGGCCACGCAAGCTCAAGCGGCTGTCGGCCGACGAGTCCCGCGCGTTGGCGCTCGCTCAGCTGGACCGGGTCGGTTTGAAGCACAAGGCCGAGGTGCGGCCGGCCACGCTGTCCGGTGGTCAGCAGCAGCGGGTCGCGATCGCGCGGGCGCTGGCGATGGCGCCGCAGGTGATGTTCTTCGACGAGGCCACCTCGGCGCTCGACCCTGAACTGGTCAAGGGCATCCTGGCGCTGATCGCCGAGCTGGGTTCGGACGGGATGACGATGGTCGTGGTCACCCACGAGATGGGGTTCGCCCAGTCGACGGCGGACTCGGTGGTCTTCATGGACTACGGCCAGGTGATCGAATCCGGGCCGCCCGATCAGATCTTCAGCGCCGCCGAGACCGAGCGTCTGCAGCGTTTCCTGTCGCAAGTTATCTAACTCGGGCGCGTAAAACCGCGTATCGCGCGGTTGACAACCGCGGACAGGTTAGACTAGCGAACTATGATTGAGGCCGAGCCGCAGGTCACTGACCTGTCCGGGGACCTGCAGCGGGTCCTATCGAAGCTCTTTTCGGTCCTTCGCCGCGCCGACACCAAGTCCACCACCGCCGGCGCCGACCTCACCCTGGCACAGCTGTCCATCCTGCTGACCCTGCTGGATCAGGGTCCGATCCGGATGACCGAGCTGGCCGCACGCGAACGGGTGCGCACCCCGACCACCACGGTGGCGATCCGCCGGCTGGAAAAACTCGGGCTGGTCAAGCGGTCGCGTGACCCCTCGGACCTGCGGGCCGTTCTCGTCGAGGTCACGCCCCAGGGGCTGGTGCAGCACCGCGAAGCGCTGGCGGTCCGGCGGGCCAACCTGGCCGCGTTGCTCTCGAAGCTGAGCGACGAGGAACGCGAGACCTTGGCCAAGGCGCTGCGACCGCTGGAGCGGTTGGCCGACCAGGCGCAGAGCTAGAGGGATCTAGCCCCCGGCGGGCAGGAGCGCAGCGACTCGGGGATCTAGCCCAGCCAGTCGAGGACCGCGGCCGCGGTCCAGGACTGTTGCATGCTGCCCAGCGGCTCGCCGGTGAACGGCTCGTAATACTCGGCGAAGGTGCCGTCGCTGGCCTGCCGAAGACCTTCCTGCCGGAGCAGCAACGACCGCTCCGACCATCCGCGACGCGCGAACGCCCACGAGAACAGCCACGTCAACACCGGCCAGACCGGCCCGCGCCAATACTCGCGCGGCCGAAAGTCCTTGGACACCGGCGACGTCGACGGGATCACCGCGTACCGCAGATCCGGGTGCCCGCAGAACCGCGGGCCCTCCAGGACCCGCAGCAAGGCCCGTTCCCGGTCGTGCGGCAGGCCGCCGCACAGCAGTGGCGCGAACTGCGCGGCGGTCTCCGTCGCAATCCACTTGTCCGCTCGTACGTCGAAATCGCGCGCGGCACCGGTCCGTTGATCGGTCGTCTCGACGACGCCGGTCCGGAACCGCTCGGCCCACGAATACAGGTCACGGACATCGGCGTTGGGCCGCTTGTAATCCTCGCCGATATTGGCCAGCACATCGCACGCGACCGCGAAAATCGCTGAGACGAAGACGTCTTCGACGGCGAAGCTCATCACCTTCGGCAGCAGATCGTCGTCGTAGCGGACCGACTTCATCTCCTCGAGCAGCCACAGATACCGGTCGTACTCGGTGTCCGACGGGCGCTGGCTGGCGTCGGTGACGATGTGCGTGTCCTCGCGCTGATACTCCGGGAGGTTCCCGGGAATCACGTTGGCGTAGGCGGAGTCCCAGCGCGGCGAGTTGTCCATCCCGGACTCCCAGCCGTGATACAGCGTGACGCGACCGTGCTCGTTCTGATCGCGAGCCTCGGCCAGCCAGCGGTGCCAGCGCACCAGGTCCGGCCACCGTCGGTCCAGAAACGACTCGGCGACGGCACGGGTGGA
This is a stretch of genomic DNA from Mycobacterium sp. ELW1. It encodes these proteins:
- a CDS encoding PhoX family phosphatase yields the protein MALVPLNLLINHDGRSARQRITCRYRCGDACAHPAPNTSDNAYFGDLVREATTRRSILKAAGVAVLAVGAGSALAACSTEPTPVGDSAPPAPPAPNPGMNFSAIAPNTEDAVVIPPGYQQAVVISWGDPVLPGAPAFDVTKQSATAQRQQFGFNNDFAGLLPIDGSPDRYLLVVNHEYTTERFMFPGYDEKRPTREQFETAQAAHGLTVVEVERTANGLKPVLVPYNRRITADSPFTLTGPAAGSEFVKTAADPGGRTVSGTINNCSGGVTPWGTVLSGEENFNSYFGAADGAQASTPIDADRWKRYGIKIKPSERLWETFDPRFDPTKTPNEVNRFGYVVELNPWDPRSTPVKHTAMGRFKHEAANIYVTPDGTVVAYSGDDERFDYMYKFVSAKKIQPGRDAAAMAANMTILDEGTLYVAKLTTDIPANQIDGSGALPAAGAFRGSGTWLPLLRSGPGGAAESLVPGMTPHEVAVFTRFAADKAGATKMDRPEDFEANPRTGKLYVALTNNNERGAQGKPVADAPNPRNDNKNGQVLEITDDHAGTSFTWDLLLVCGDPAAADTYFGGFDKSKVSPISCPDNLAFDKHGNLWIATDGNALSSNDGLFAVALEGPNRGETRQFLTVPIGAETCGPIVLDDLVTVSVQHPGEHDDNSIDDPLSNWPEGGNGTARPSIVAVWKPDGNIGA
- a CDS encoding cytochrome P450, coding for MTTTEMPDGYYAATPVPSGRTAAVDHLRKPGPVYRVGKMWLITSYEGVRFAQKHPELFSSAKAFDGVANAISMIPIAIDPPKHADYRRVLDPMFGPKRMEAMDGELRTQLRGHIDKFAPLGRCDVVADLSYKFPTQAILTLFGLPLEHLPRFLGWVSGIIKGADIASLGSEQSQSVIDCSIALFGFLAEQLEVKRSHPGDDMLSNILALDGDEAWTDTEILGLCFLIILAGLDTVTGAIGFALLNMANDPALRHRLIGDPSLIPPFIEEVLRLDGPVPGVPRVTTADVEVEGVTIPANSHVMLMLFTANRDGPYAHTANEMDLNAKAVHLGFGGGIHRCLGSHLARRELRLTIEEFHARIPDYRLAGEATTLWPAGTFGLESLPLEFDPC
- a CDS encoding MarR family transcriptional regulator; amino-acid sequence: MIEAEPQVTDLSGDLQRVLSKLFSVLRRADTKSTTAGADLTLAQLSILLTLLDQGPIRMTELAARERVRTPTTTVAIRRLEKLGLVKRSRDPSDLRAVLVEVTPQGLVQHREALAVRRANLAALLSKLSDEERETLAKALRPLERLADQAQS
- a CDS encoding alpha/beta hydrolase: MISDDELIGLDEFALLPENAEQAGVSDELPPVTRIESGPISALKWGAEPPQIVFLHGGGQNAHTWDTVILGLGVPALAIDLPGHGRSAWREDGDYGPRLNADTLRPVLSEWAPSPRLVVGMSLGGLTALRIATVEPALVPELVLVDVTPSAPERHEQMSQAQLGAVALTQGGRNFPSFQAMLDVTVAASPTRSRESLRRGVFHNSKQLDDGTWTWRYDSFRKGADSGSGLPESFAGLWNDVPSITMPTTLVRGANSFFVNDEDADEFARTAPGFQRVIMVPDSGHSVQGDQPRALIDILRNVLAS
- a CDS encoding ABC transporter substrate-binding protein/permease; its protein translation is MAVHCDRTPRAGIRLAALFSVLLMIAGLVAAAPAGADQCAPPGVGSASALPTNLAAAAKGPDEDKYTTATVQPLPSINREALGLITPGTLTVGTLSDAPPSICIDSKGQFTGFDNELLRAIADKLGLKISFVGTEFSGLLAQVAARRFDVGSSSITTTDARRRTVGFTNGYDFGYFSLVVPSGSPITGFQQLGPGQRIGVVQGTVQEAYLVDTLHLEPVKFPDYNTVYASLKTRQIDAWVAPSQQAVGTVKPRDPAQIVENTFSLDNFVAYAVANENKPLIDALNSGLDAVIADGTWSKLYSEWVPRALPPGWKPGSKAAPVPQLPDFAAIAAAHEKPASVGSAPKSVLTQLRESFLDWDLYKKAIPDLLTTGLPNTLILTICASVIGLLLGMVLAVAGISRSRWLRWPARVYTDIFRGLPEVVIILLIGLGIGPVVGGITGNNPFPLGIAALGLMAAAYIGEIFRSGIQSVDAGQLEASRALGFSYSSSMRLVVVPQGIRRVLPALVNQFISLLKASSLVYFLGLVASQRELFQVGRDLNAQTGNLSPLVAAGLFYLLLTIPLTHLVNYIDARLRRGRTQPDEDPLAPSTTSQEMV
- a CDS encoding GntR family transcriptional regulator encodes the protein MPKRYGVKEKDLVVAHIQDMLLAGRLRSGDRVDRNKITAALGLSRVPVQEALNQLEHDGILESRYHRGAFVHRFDADVLREHHEVHGLLTGAAAARAAANPRPEVLDRLAEPMAVMRASSDSPAFLNAADLFRNIVLDEYAGPRLSAAIRASRGFMPREFWATYPYTVNQLLPLAETEHTAIHRRNPSAARQACLDRTDLMADVLIAELHRTGVLADLDSV
- a CDS encoding glycogen debranching protein; the encoded protein is MAYDPSFGPTQLAARAAYLLRGNDLGVMTSAAPLLYPHMWSWDAAFVAVGLAPLSVERAVVELDTLLSAQWTNGMIPHIVFANGVDGYFPGPARWATSALAAHAPRTRHTSGITQPPVHAIAVQRILDRARTRGRSTRAVAESFLDRRWPDLVRWHRWLAEARDQNEHGRVTLYHGWESGMDNSPRWDSAYANVIPGNLPEYQREDTHIVTDASQRPSDTEYDRYLWLLEEMKSVRYDDDLLPKVMSFAVEDVFVSAIFAVACDVLANIGEDYKRPNADVRDLYSWAERFRTGVVETTDQRTGAARDFDVRADKWIATETAAQFAPLLCGGLPHDRERALLRVLEGPRFCGHPDLRYAVIPSTSPVSKDFRPREYWRGPVWPVLTWLFSWAFARRGWSERSLLLRQEGLRQASDGTFAEYYEPFTGEPLGSMQQSWTAAAVLDWLG
- a CDS encoding recombinase family protein, with the translated sequence MTVIDRTFVGYARCSMDEQDLVEQRQRLRELGVGDDRIYIDQALTGTDTERPALDQALAAVHPGDTLVVSKLDRLARSVADARAIGETLAGRGGTLSLGEQRYDPAEPLGNMFFGILATVAEFEVDVLRTRSREGLTGLTTRDETVARLGAALEFPRVHGPHLGVLYCDIDNFDAINNAWGRSFGDVVLATLAVRIRQCVRQGDTVGRIGDDEALLLLPGVHSLANVAQVAEKIRSRVAEPISHSGVTVNATMSIGATLAITGETAEALTARVMSAMRSAQQAGRNTVACI
- a CDS encoding LLM class F420-dependent oxidoreductase; amino-acid sequence: MTYPIRIGVQLQPQHAPDYNQIRDAVRRCEDIGVDVVFNWDHFYPLYGDPDGAHFECWTMLGAWAEQTSRVEIGALVSCNSYRNPELLADMARTVDHISGGRLILGIGSGWKQKDYDEYGYEFGTAGSRLDDLAGALPRIKSRLANLNPAPTREIPILIGGQGEKKTLRLVAEHGDIWHGFTNAETYPGKAEVLDRHCSDVGRDPAKIERSSGVEGRDHDTIVANAEALTGLGVTLLTVGCDGPDYDLGAAEALVRWRDSR
- a CDS encoding amino acid ABC transporter ATP-binding protein, with product MASLPEPVSLACKDIHLAFGTNKVLRGVDLDVPAGATTAVIGPSGSGKSTLLRTLNRLYEPDRGDILLDGKSVLHDDPDALRQRIGMVFQQFNLFPHRSVVDNVALGPRKLKRLSADESRALALAQLDRVGLKHKAEVRPATLSGGQQQRVAIARALAMAPQVMFFDEATSALDPELVKGILALIAELGSDGMTMVVVTHEMGFAQSTADSVVFMDYGQVIESGPPDQIFSAAETERLQRFLSQVI